Proteins co-encoded in one Natronorubrum daqingense genomic window:
- a CDS encoding aldehyde dehydrogenase family protein, producing MSQQATTQVHGHYIGGEWTDDSSASRSEEAERFESQNPATGESLATFERGTAEDVDAALEAAEGAFEEWRSLSYIDRAEYLWDIYHELRERHDELGEIVSKECGKEISEGKADVTEAWHMVEWAAGNARHPHGDVVPSEVAGKDAYMRRKPRGVVGCITPWNFPVAIPFWHMAIALVEGNTVVWKPAEQTPWCGQVIAEMMDEAGVPDGVFNMVQGYGDAGAAITDDDRVDTVLFTGSAEVGHEISGKVGGEAGKLAACEMGGKNGIVVTEEADLDVAVHSAIMSSFKTTGQRCVSSERLIVHTDVYDEFKSRFVDIAEDIAVGDPLEADTFMGPVIEDDHVEKIRRHNELAVEEGADVLVDRFELEAEEIPDGHAEGAAIAGDGERTDGFANGHWVGPFVYEIDYEPDLRCLNEECFGPHVALIEYDGDIDRALEIHNDTPYGLAGAIVSEDYRQLNAFRDRAEIGLAYANLPCIGAEVQLPFGGVKKSGNGYPSAREAIEAVTERTAWTINNADDIEMAQGLSADITTTDD from the coding sequence ATGAGTCAACAAGCCACGACACAGGTACACGGCCACTACATCGGCGGCGAGTGGACGGACGACTCGAGTGCGTCTCGATCGGAGGAGGCCGAACGCTTCGAGAGTCAGAACCCAGCAACCGGCGAATCGCTCGCGACATTCGAGCGCGGAACGGCGGAGGACGTCGACGCGGCGCTCGAGGCCGCCGAGGGGGCGTTCGAGGAGTGGCGATCACTGTCGTACATCGATCGCGCGGAGTACCTCTGGGACATCTACCACGAGCTCCGCGAGCGTCACGACGAGTTGGGAGAAATCGTCTCGAAAGAGTGCGGGAAGGAGATTTCGGAGGGGAAAGCCGACGTGACCGAAGCCTGGCACATGGTCGAGTGGGCCGCCGGCAACGCCCGCCATCCCCACGGCGACGTCGTTCCGAGCGAGGTCGCGGGCAAGGACGCCTACATGCGCCGCAAACCACGGGGCGTCGTCGGTTGTATCACGCCGTGGAACTTCCCCGTCGCGATCCCCTTCTGGCACATGGCTATCGCGCTGGTCGAAGGCAACACCGTCGTCTGGAAACCCGCCGAACAGACGCCGTGGTGCGGGCAGGTCATCGCCGAGATGATGGACGAGGCCGGCGTTCCCGACGGCGTGTTCAACATGGTCCAGGGCTACGGCGACGCCGGCGCGGCGATCACCGACGACGACCGCGTCGACACCGTCCTCTTCACCGGCTCCGCCGAAGTCGGCCACGAAATCTCGGGCAAAGTCGGCGGCGAAGCGGGCAAACTCGCCGCCTGCGAGATGGGCGGCAAGAACGGCATCGTCGTCACCGAAGAAGCCGACCTCGACGTCGCGGTCCACTCGGCGATCATGTCGAGTTTCAAGACGACCGGCCAGCGTTGCGTCTCCTCGGAGCGCCTGATCGTCCACACCGACGTCTACGACGAGTTCAAATCGCGGTTCGTCGACATCGCCGAAGACATCGCCGTCGGCGACCCGCTCGAGGCGGACACGTTCATGGGGCCCGTCATCGAAGACGACCACGTCGAGAAGATCCGCCGGCACAACGAACTGGCCGTCGAGGAGGGTGCCGATGTGCTCGTCGATCGGTTCGAACTCGAGGCCGAGGAGATTCCCGACGGTCACGCGGAGGGAGCGGCCATCGCTGGCGACGGTGAGCGAACCGATGGCTTCGCGAACGGCCACTGGGTCGGCCCGTTCGTCTACGAAATCGACTACGAGCCGGACCTGCGCTGTTTGAACGAGGAGTGTTTCGGCCCGCACGTCGCCCTTATCGAGTACGACGGCGACATCGACCGCGCGCTCGAGATTCACAACGATACCCCCTACGGCCTCGCGGGCGCGATTGTCTCCGAAGACTACCGGCAGTTGAACGCGTTCCGAGATCGGGCGGAAATCGGTCTCGCGTACGCGAACCTCCCGTGTATCGGCGCGGAGGTGCAGTTACCCTTTGGCGGCGTCAAGAAGTCCGGAAACGGCTATCCGAGCGCTCGAGAGGCCATCGAGGCCGTCACCGAGCGAACGGCCTGGACGATCAACAACGCCGACGACATCGAGATGGCACAGGGACTTTCGGCCGACATTACGACGACCGACGACTAA
- a CDS encoding RIO1 family regulatory kinase/ATPase domain-containing protein encodes MDIRRLARGNVEWDRLERVIQTLADRYDREEVRVEFLEADNWLSTPCVIDEEWFVKIVSRQNALVHAVLTTGRNVGAVSAGTGGFFGRFDTPREMVEHEYEATERMRDIGINAPRPIDAFEVNGLGVLVLEYLPEFRSLDDAPDWLVTERAPELFSMLATFRDHGMAHGDLRAENILLFEDEFYVIDATNVHDDRVDETTAYDLACALAILEPRIGARDTVRAAAMVYDPDELLSARRFLDFIRMRPDHEFDAATLRSELERAADLGRR; translated from the coding sequence ATGGATATCCGCCGGCTCGCGCGAGGAAATGTCGAGTGGGACCGCCTCGAGCGCGTGATCCAGACGCTGGCGGATCGGTACGACCGCGAGGAGGTTCGCGTCGAGTTTCTCGAGGCTGACAACTGGCTCTCGACGCCCTGTGTCATCGACGAGGAGTGGTTCGTCAAGATCGTTTCACGGCAAAACGCCCTCGTCCACGCGGTGTTGACGACCGGGCGAAACGTCGGCGCGGTCTCGGCGGGCACCGGCGGCTTCTTCGGCCGATTCGACACGCCCCGAGAGATGGTCGAACACGAGTACGAGGCGACCGAACGGATGCGCGACATCGGGATCAACGCGCCCAGACCGATCGACGCCTTCGAGGTCAACGGCCTCGGCGTGCTCGTCCTCGAGTACCTCCCGGAATTCCGCTCGCTGGACGACGCGCCGGACTGGCTCGTCACCGAACGCGCGCCGGAATTGTTCTCGATGCTGGCGACGTTTCGGGACCACGGCATGGCACACGGCGACCTCCGCGCGGAGAACATCTTGCTCTTCGAGGACGAATTCTACGTCATCGATGCAACGAACGTCCACGACGACCGCGTCGACGAGACCACCGCCTACGACCTCGCCTGCGCGCTCGCCATCCTCGAGCCCCGAATCGGTGCCCGCGACACCGTTCGCGCCGCCGCGATGGTCTACGACCCCGACGAGTTGCTCTCCGCCCGCCGGTTCCTCGATTTCATCCGCATGCGCCCCGACCACGAGTTCGACGCCGCGACGCTCAGAAGCGAACTCGAGCGAGCGGCGGACCTCGGTCGCCGATAA
- a CDS encoding DUF7544 domain-containing protein produces the protein MDAIDDLSDALETTRNVLTPVSLGFWLKLAVVVFFVSSLGLGGPMLPGGDVGAILEEPTAGEQGGEELEALEEDVPVDEILLALAILLVIGLVLWLVYAFIAAIMEFVFIETLRSSELNLRSYFGANLGNGVRLFLFRIGVLLAMGVLAVGPALLLEVTGTGLEAASGGTFGIYLLYGIAVYLGYSIVQRFTSEFVAPIMLLEDRGVLSAWGRLWPTVTSNVSEYLVYLILVWILSFAISLGVWFLISFGILALMIPFVIGFVLLAFLGEIGFVLMLPLGVLAFVSVLLFVALVWTPITTYFQYYALLVLGDTNDELDLIPDQRNAVRSGNGPQTPRDGTASRGDTQSGDGAWGRDSSGSDEGSLWDDTDDSDPWGEPDDGDGTGDTDDGPSWDDAGGDDDRDRTGTEDESTDRDDDTRGW, from the coding sequence ATGGACGCGATCGACGATCTCAGCGACGCACTCGAGACGACACGGAACGTGTTGACCCCGGTGAGTCTTGGCTTCTGGCTCAAACTCGCGGTCGTCGTCTTCTTCGTCAGTTCCCTCGGCCTCGGCGGACCGATGCTCCCGGGTGGCGACGTGGGTGCGATCCTCGAAGAGCCAACCGCCGGCGAGCAGGGAGGCGAAGAACTCGAGGCGCTCGAAGAGGACGTTCCCGTCGATGAGATCTTGCTCGCATTGGCAATACTGCTCGTGATCGGGTTAGTTCTCTGGCTCGTCTACGCGTTCATTGCCGCGATCATGGAGTTCGTCTTCATCGAGACGTTGCGCTCGAGTGAACTCAATTTGCGGAGTTACTTCGGAGCCAATCTCGGAAACGGCGTGCGATTGTTCCTGTTTCGAATCGGCGTATTGCTCGCGATGGGGGTGCTCGCAGTGGGGCCAGCGCTCCTCCTCGAGGTGACGGGAACCGGACTCGAGGCCGCTTCGGGCGGAACGTTCGGCATCTACTTGCTTTATGGCATCGCCGTCTATCTGGGCTATTCGATCGTCCAACGGTTTACGAGCGAGTTCGTCGCTCCGATCATGCTCCTCGAGGATCGTGGCGTCCTCAGCGCCTGGGGGCGACTGTGGCCGACCGTCACGTCGAACGTGTCGGAGTACCTGGTCTATCTGATCCTCGTTTGGATCCTCTCGTTCGCGATTTCACTCGGCGTGTGGTTCCTGATCTCTTTCGGTATCCTCGCCCTGATGATCCCCTTCGTCATCGGCTTCGTACTGCTGGCGTTTTTGGGAGAGATCGGGTTCGTCCTCATGCTCCCGCTCGGCGTCCTCGCGTTCGTGTCGGTACTGCTGTTCGTCGCGCTCGTCTGGACGCCGATCACGACGTACTTCCAGTACTACGCGCTGCTCGTCCTCGGTGACACGAACGACGAACTCGACCTCATTCCCGACCAGCGCAACGCCGTTCGCTCCGGTAACGGCCCACAGACGCCCCGCGATGGAACTGCGAGTCGAGGGGACACCCAAAGCGGCGACGGCGCGTGGGGACGCGACTCGAGTGGGAGCGACGAGGGAAGCCTCTGGGACGATACCGACGACTCGGACCCGTGGGGTGAACCAGACGACGGCGACGGCACCGGCGATACCGACGATGGGCCGTCGTGGGACGACGCCGGCGGCGACGACGACCGAGATCGCACTGGTACCGAGGACGAATCAACCGACCGTGACGATGACACGCGCGGCTGGTAA
- a CDS encoding acyl-CoA dehydrogenase family protein, with translation MDTTLPDEHRMIRETVRDFCESEIEPIAQEIEDEHRFPEEIFEELASLDMMGVPISEEYGGLGGDTLMYALVAEELGRVSGSIGLSYVAHTSLASKPIEHFGTERQKERWLRPLAEGEYLGGWALTEPESGSDASSMNTTARKEGDEWVLDGTKQFITNASEAGSILVKAVTDPDAGYDGISTFIVDPREDDGFEVTTIWDKMGLNASPTCEIHLENVRLPEDRLLGEVGEGWTQTKKTLDGGRISIAALSTGLAQGAYEHAKDYSQEREQFGEPISKFDAIRDKIVDMHRKTERARLLTHRAARNYDDGHDVTRESALAKLDASEAARAVAEDAVQVLGGYGYTTDFAPQRFYRDAKLMEIGEGTSEIQHLVIGRELGL, from the coding sequence ATGGACACGACGTTGCCCGACGAACACCGGATGATACGCGAGACCGTCAGGGACTTCTGTGAGAGTGAAATCGAGCCGATCGCACAGGAGATCGAAGACGAGCACCGGTTTCCCGAGGAAATCTTCGAGGAACTCGCGTCGCTCGATATGATGGGCGTGCCGATTTCCGAGGAGTACGGGGGACTCGGCGGCGATACCCTCATGTACGCGCTGGTCGCCGAGGAACTGGGGCGGGTGTCAGGATCGATCGGCCTCTCCTACGTCGCCCACACGTCATTGGCGTCCAAACCGATCGAACACTTCGGGACGGAACGCCAAAAGGAACGCTGGCTCCGCCCACTCGCGGAAGGCGAGTATCTCGGCGGCTGGGCGCTGACGGAACCCGAAAGCGGCTCCGACGCCTCGAGTATGAACACGACTGCACGCAAGGAGGGCGATGAGTGGGTGCTCGACGGCACCAAGCAGTTCATCACCAACGCCTCCGAGGCCGGGTCGATCCTCGTCAAAGCGGTTACGGACCCCGACGCTGGCTACGACGGCATCTCGACGTTCATCGTCGATCCGCGCGAGGACGACGGCTTCGAGGTGACGACGATCTGGGACAAGATGGGGCTCAACGCCTCGCCGACCTGTGAGATCCACCTCGAGAACGTTCGCCTTCCCGAGGATCGACTGCTCGGCGAGGTGGGCGAGGGCTGGACCCAGACGAAGAAGACCTTAGACGGCGGTCGAATATCGATTGCCGCGCTCTCGACGGGGTTAGCACAGGGTGCGTACGAACACGCGAAGGACTACAGCCAGGAACGCGAGCAGTTCGGCGAGCCGATTTCGAAGTTCGACGCGATTCGAGACAAGATCGTCGACATGCACCGCAAAACCGAGCGCGCACGGTTGCTCACCCACCGCGCTGCGCGGAACTACGACGACGGTCACGACGTAACGCGAGAGTCTGCACTCGCGAAACTCGACGCTAGCGAGGCCGCTCGAGCGGTCGCCGAAGACGCCGTCCAGGTGTTGGGCGGGTACGGCTACACGACCGATTTCGCCCCCCAGCGCTTCTACCGGGACGCGAAACTGATGGAAATCGGCGAAGGGACGAGCGAGATTCAACACCTCGTGATCGGGCGCGAACTGGGACTCTAA
- a CDS encoding DUF6517 family protein, translated as MNRRTLLGGVGVAGLTALSGCLGVVGMDEHEASPGSVEEGVYEDAGYEPSVVTNIAAEEEVSIGPYSERISVTNYATEYQKEVSMGPLGNQSGAIAIVLTTPQIGVAGQNFNPIEDKSAEEFVEMLEDEYDDISNVSHDEDDEITILGTETTRSRFVADANYDGYDTTIDLHVSEAVPTDNDDLLLTICLYPQDARDDEEGDALEMMEGASSDEETNDTDEDSTDEDDDGVRELL; from the coding sequence ATGAACCGAAGAACACTACTCGGCGGTGTCGGCGTCGCGGGACTGACGGCGCTCTCGGGCTGTCTCGGCGTGGTCGGCATGGACGAACACGAAGCGTCGCCGGGGAGTGTCGAGGAAGGCGTCTACGAAGACGCCGGGTACGAACCGTCCGTCGTGACCAATATCGCCGCCGAGGAGGAGGTGAGCATCGGTCCCTATTCGGAGCGCATCTCGGTTACTAACTACGCGACCGAGTACCAGAAGGAAGTCTCTATGGGTCCGCTCGGAAACCAGTCCGGTGCGATCGCGATCGTCCTCACGACGCCCCAGATCGGGGTCGCCGGGCAGAACTTCAATCCGATCGAGGACAAGTCGGCCGAAGAGTTCGTCGAGATGCTCGAGGACGAGTACGACGACATTAGTAACGTTTCCCACGACGAGGACGATGAAATCACGATTCTCGGGACCGAGACGACCCGCTCGAGATTCGTCGCGGACGCGAATTACGACGGCTACGACACGACGATCGATCTTCATGTCAGCGAGGCCGTCCCGACCGACAACGACGACTTGCTCCTGACGATTTGTCTCTATCCACAGGACGCTCGAGACGACGAAGAGGGGGACGCCCTCGAGATGATGGAAGGGGCGAGTAGCGACGAGGAGACGAACGATACGGACGAAGACTCGACGGACGAAGACGACGACGGCGTCAGAGAGTTGCTCTAA
- a CDS encoding DUF2062 domain-containing protein, with the protein MVRKRLQAYRDRVRAGLVKAFSEERTPREVAASFAMGVFVTALPTGGLGLGLFFVFVSIWPWISKPALFASVAVFNPFVKPAVYVVSFQVGAFVLGSESAASYEMLSSEFAWVALQQLLVGNVIIAVILSVIGYVVVLHLTRVHRRQSGEHVGMSLLSFVLGPFKR; encoded by the coding sequence ATAGTGAGAAAACGCCTGCAGGCGTACAGAGACCGAGTGAGGGCGGGGCTCGTGAAGGCCTTCAGCGAAGAGCGCACGCCTCGAGAAGTGGCTGCGAGTTTTGCGATGGGAGTGTTCGTGACGGCGCTCCCAACCGGCGGTCTCGGTCTCGGATTGTTCTTCGTGTTCGTCTCGATCTGGCCGTGGATCTCCAAACCGGCGCTTTTTGCCTCAGTTGCGGTCTTCAACCCGTTCGTAAAGCCCGCCGTTTACGTCGTGAGCTTTCAGGTGGGTGCGTTCGTCCTCGGATCGGAGTCGGCCGCGTCGTACGAAATGCTCTCGAGTGAGTTCGCCTGGGTCGCACTCCAGCAATTACTCGTTGGAAACGTCATTATCGCAGTCATCCTCTCCGTGATCGGATACGTCGTCGTCCTCCATCTCACTCGAGTCCATCGGCGTCAAAGTGGCGAACACGTCGGGATGTCACTGCTCTCGTTCGTTCTGGGGCCGTTCAAACGGTAG
- a CDS encoding Glu/Leu/Phe/Val family dehydrogenase: MAEGTTNPFESLQSQIDEAATHLEIGDDLIERLKHPERVLETNLTVERDDGELERFTAFRSQFNADRGPYKGGIRYHPQVSRDEVKALSGWMTYKTAIVDIPLGGGKGGIIIDPDEYSDDELERVTRTFATELRPLIGEDRDIPAPDVNTGQREMNWIKDTYESLENTTEPGVITGKNLASGGSEGRVEATGRSTVIAAREAFDYLDKDLEGATVAVQGYGNAGWIAAKLIDEMGATVVAASDSSGGIYNPDGFDPVAAKDHKNETGSILGYEESVEELTNEDVLTMDVDLLIPAALENAIDADLAENVSADVISEAANGPLTPAADEVLEDEDVFVIPDILANAGGVTVSYFEWVQNRQRFYWSESKVNDELEEIIVDAFDALVDTLEEHDLDNPRTAAYVVAIQRVADAFEEAGTFP; the protein is encoded by the coding sequence ATGGCCGAAGGCACGACGAATCCATTCGAAAGCCTGCAGTCACAGATCGACGAGGCAGCCACCCACCTCGAGATCGGCGACGACCTCATCGAGCGACTCAAGCACCCCGAACGGGTGCTCGAGACGAACCTGACGGTCGAACGCGACGACGGCGAACTCGAGCGATTCACGGCGTTTCGATCGCAGTTTAACGCCGATCGCGGCCCCTACAAGGGCGGCATTCGATACCATCCACAGGTCTCACGCGACGAAGTAAAGGCGCTCTCCGGGTGGATGACCTACAAGACCGCGATCGTCGACATCCCACTCGGCGGCGGCAAGGGTGGCATCATCATCGACCCCGACGAGTACTCTGACGACGAACTCGAGCGAGTTACTCGCACGTTCGCGACGGAGCTTCGCCCCCTGATCGGCGAAGACCGTGACATTCCTGCACCCGACGTCAACACGGGTCAACGCGAGATGAACTGGATCAAGGACACGTACGAATCGCTCGAGAACACGACCGAACCCGGCGTCATCACGGGCAAGAACCTCGCGAGTGGCGGAAGCGAAGGCCGCGTCGAAGCGACCGGCCGTTCGACCGTGATCGCCGCCCGCGAGGCGTTCGACTACCTCGACAAGGACCTCGAGGGAGCGACCGTCGCCGTCCAGGGCTACGGAAACGCCGGCTGGATCGCCGCGAAACTCATCGACGAGATGGGCGCGACCGTCGTCGCAGCCAGCGACTCGAGTGGCGGCATCTACAATCCCGACGGCTTCGATCCGGTCGCAGCGAAAGACCACAAGAACGAAACGGGAAGCATCCTCGGCTACGAGGAGAGCGTCGAAGAACTCACGAACGAAGACGTGCTGACGATGGATGTCGATCTCCTGATTCCTGCGGCACTCGAGAACGCTATCGACGCCGACCTCGCCGAAAACGTGAGTGCGGACGTCATCTCCGAAGCCGCGAACGGGCCGCTGACGCCCGCAGCCGACGAGGTTCTCGAGGACGAAGACGTCTTCGTCATCCCCGATATTCTCGCGAACGCGGGTGGCGTGACGGTCAGTTACTTCGAATGGGTCCAGAACCGACAGCGCTTCTACTGGAGCGAATCGAAGGTCAACGACGAACTCGAGGAGATCATCGTCGACGCGTTCGACGCGCTCGTCGATACCCTCGAAGAACACGATCTCGACAATCCCCGGACTGCAGCCTACGTCGTCGCGATTCAACGCGTCGCCGATGCCTTCGAGGAAGCCGGAACGTTCCCCTGA
- a CDS encoding HpcH/HpaI aldolase/citrate lyase family protein, with protein MARRSLLFTPGDRPEMLRKAPDAGADVIIFDLEDAVAPARKDEARDAVRDVLADPEFDPDCEVCVRVNASQSAYSDDLEAIFDESGGADRDGAADGLRLDSLVLPKVESAADVRSLEDELGRIGDTVPVFALIENASGVLDAPEIAAVPATDALVFGAEDLSADIGASRTSEGTEVLYARERVVLAAAAKECLAIDTVVTDFGDERALRDDTEFALQLGYDGKLAIHPAQVDPINETFTPSDEEREWAERVLAAKREADAENRGVFEVDGEMIDAPLIAQARRIQERADAATGEK; from the coding sequence ATGGCTCGCAGAAGTCTGTTGTTCACGCCGGGCGATCGACCGGAAATGCTCAGAAAGGCACCTGACGCCGGGGCCGACGTGATCATCTTCGACCTCGAGGATGCCGTCGCCCCCGCGCGAAAAGACGAGGCTCGAGACGCCGTCCGCGACGTCCTCGCCGATCCCGAGTTCGACCCGGACTGTGAGGTCTGTGTTCGGGTCAACGCCTCCCAGTCGGCGTACTCGGACGATCTCGAGGCGATCTTCGATGAATCGGGAGGGGCTGACCGCGACGGCGCTGCTGACGGCCTACGACTCGATAGCCTCGTGCTCCCGAAAGTCGAGTCGGCGGCCGACGTTCGCTCGCTCGAGGACGAACTCGGACGAATCGGCGACACTGTGCCGGTGTTCGCGTTGATCGAGAACGCGTCCGGGGTGCTCGACGCGCCGGAGATCGCCGCCGTACCGGCGACCGACGCGTTGGTGTTCGGCGCCGAAGACCTGTCCGCTGACATCGGTGCCTCGCGAACGTCGGAGGGCACGGAAGTCCTCTACGCACGCGAACGCGTCGTACTCGCAGCAGCGGCCAAGGAGTGTCTCGCGATCGACACCGTCGTCACGGACTTCGGCGACGAGCGGGCACTCCGGGATGATACCGAATTCGCGCTCCAACTTGGGTACGACGGCAAACTGGCGATTCACCCGGCGCAAGTTGACCCGATCAACGAGACGTTCACGCCGAGCGACGAGGAACGCGAGTGGGCCGAGCGAGTGCTGGCGGCCAAACGCGAGGCTGACGCCGAGAACAGAGGCGTCTTCGAGGTCGACGGCGAGATGATCGATGCACCGCTGATCGCACAGGCCCGACGAATCCAGGAGCGAGCCGACGCAGCGACGGGGGAAAAGTGA